A window of Staphylococcus sp. 17KM0847 contains these coding sequences:
- the rpsO gene encoding 30S ribosomal protein S15, whose protein sequence is MAISQERKNELIKEYRTHETDTGSPEVQIAVLTAEITALNDHLRTHKKDHHSRRGLLKMVGRRRHLLNYLRDKDVQRYRELIKSLGIRR, encoded by the coding sequence ATGGCAATTTCACAAGAACGTAAAAACGAATTAATTAAAGAATACCGTACACATGAAACAGATACGGGTTCACCAGAAGTACAAATCGCAGTATTAACTGCTGAAATCACAGCGTTAAACGACCATTTACGCACACATAAAAAAGACCACCATTCACGTCGTGGTTTATTAAAAATGGTAGGTCGTCGTCGTCACTTACTAAACTACTTACGTGACAAAGACGTTCAACGTTACCGTGAACTTATTAAATCATTAGGTATCCGTCGTTAA